A window of the Lolium perenne isolate Kyuss_39 chromosome 7, Kyuss_2.0, whole genome shotgun sequence genome harbors these coding sequences:
- the LOC127313417 gene encoding putative serine/threonine-protein kinase-like protein CCR3: protein MALWTGLGQAATVAQLVGADVGGLISMIMQAALTARQNRKECEQLARRVLMIAQLLPHVQDPEAAQQLAGLGDTLRDAHELVVSSQGRSAAYQFVMAGRQAERFKEVQSKIDFYLILFPVISHIGITRRLERIYNVLVQDDSTRADPSSQLPLSSQLQDSTEVTQEEVVPHGTQEFTLAEIMAYTNKFSCDNLISEGSHGNVYRGRLHDGREVAVKRMVNMQLTNLHEEFDTELAILSGLQHKHIIRLLGSCVTLSKDKRLQATTLKRKKGLLKRWRKEPEESEEPEVLERLIVYEYMENGTLFNHLHSDHGSSDLSHVTLSWKMRINVLLGVSRAMEHLHCHANPPIIHRDIKSANILFDANWVPHLSDFGLSVAWDIASDESDMEVSGIAGTYGYIAPEHIMNGRLSLASDVYSLGMVMLEVLTGKKAYSEEVTFADLPTVPCHLDMRPVPEPTPWQLQALKRVAWTARCCVKLDAKDRMAISEVVANLEKAHELICRDEPGSVDEPDLFDELPDSPRASSVSSEGYRSDLEPEVLEEGR, encoded by the exons ATGGCGCTGTGGACTGGGCTAGGCCAGGCGGCGACGGTGGCGCAGCTGGTCGGCGCCGACGTTGGCGGCCTCATCTCTATGATCATGCAGGCTGCACTGACTGCAAGGCAGAACAGAAAGGAGTGCGAGCAGCTCGCGCGCCGGGTCCTCATGATCGCGCAGCTGCTGCCGCACGTGCAGGACCCGGAGGCGGCGCAGCAGCTGGCCGGGCTGGGCGACACGCTCCGGGATGCCCACGAGCTCGTCGTGTCCTCACAAGGGAGGAGCGCGGCGTACCAGTTCGTCATGGCTGGCAGGCAGGCCGAGAGGTTCAAGGAGGTGCAGAGCAAGATCGACTTCTACCTCATCCTCTTTCCCGTCATTAGCCACATCGGCATAACACGCCGCCTAGAGAGAATCTACAACGTCCTCGTGCAAGATGACTCCACCAGAGCTGACCCATCATCTCAACTTCCACTGTCATCCCAGCTGCAG GATTCTACAGAGGTCACTCAGGAGGAGGTAGTTCCACATGGAACCCAGGAATTCACGTTAGCGGAGATAATGGCTTACACCAATAAATTTTCGTGTGACAACCTGATTAGTGAAGGTAGCCATGGAAATGTGTACCGTGGCAGGCTTCACGATGGGCGAGAGGTGGCTGTGAAGCGCATGGTGAACATGCAGTTGACCAATTTACATGAGGAATTCGACACGGAGCTTGCCATCCTGTCAGGGCTGCAACACAAACACATCATCCGCCTCCTTGGATCGTGTGTGACTCTGAGCAAGGACAAGCGCCTGCAAGCCACCACACTGAAGAGGAAAAAGGGCCTGCTAAAAAGGTGGAGAAAGGAACCGGAAGAGTCGGAAGAGCCGGAAGTTCTGGAGAGGCTTATCGTTTATGAGTACATGGAGAATGGCACGCTCTTCAACCACCTGCACTCTGACCATGGCTCATCCGACCTGTCGCATGTGACTTTGTCGTGGAAGATGCGCATCAATGTGCTCCTCGGCGTGTCGCGTGCCATGGAGCACCTACACTGTCATGCCAACCCACCTATCATCCACCGTGATATCAAGTCGGCTAACATCCTTTTCGATGCCAATTGGGTTCCGCATTTGTCAGACTTTGGCTTGTCGGTCGCGTGGGACATCGCGAGTGATGAGTCAGACATGGAAGTCTCCGGAATTGCAGGCACATATGGGTACATAGCCCCCGAGCACATAATGAATGGTCGTCTAAGTCTGGCGAGTGACGTGTACAGCTTAGGCATGGTGATGCTCGAGGTTCTTACAGGGAAGAAGGCATATTCTGAAGAGGTGACATTTGCAGATCTCCCCACCGTACCGTGTCATTTGGACATGCGACCTGTACCGGAGCCAACACCATGGCAGCTTCAGGCGCTGAAGCGTGTGGCATGGACTGCACGATGCTGTGTGAAGTTGGATGCAAAGGACCGGATGGCCATTTCAGAGGTCGTTGCCAACCTTGAGAAGGCACATGAGTTGATCTGCAGAGATGAGCCAGGTTCAGTAGATGAACCAGATTTGTTTGACGAGTTGCCAGACTCACCACGTGCCAGCAGCGTGTCATCAGAAGGCTACCGGTCCGATCTG GAACCTGAGGTGTTGGAGGAGGGGCGTTGA